From a region of the Gemmatimonadales bacterium genome:
- a CDS encoding NAD-dependent epimerase/dehydratase family protein → MRCVAVTGAAGRIGAPLVRQLVAAGVQVRALSRRRRESPPGVEWITGDLLEPRTLAALVDGADVVVHAGGQLDGAPEEVERSLVEGTRAVLDAARAIRMVHVSSLVVLQTARRAENIDEESALEPMPERRGIYTRAKSAAEALVRSRGATQDVVVVRPGIVVDDTVTVPTSVALAVGPIDLFVGPRNGTMPLVHSEDVASGLIVVAGRSPRGDVVHLVDPLPVTRDALHARLKARSRRGTPVPVGGMIVGLARMMSAMPFPTVGNAAYRLASAGSDHRWPVRRADDLGWRPSHLANWLGTSR, encoded by the coding sequence ATGCGATGCGTTGCGGTGACCGGTGCGGCCGGCAGAATCGGTGCCCCGCTGGTGCGGCAGCTGGTCGCCGCCGGCGTGCAGGTGCGGGCGCTCTCCCGCCGCCGTCGTGAATCGCCGCCGGGAGTCGAATGGATCACCGGTGACCTGCTCGAACCACGGACACTCGCGGCGCTCGTCGACGGTGCGGACGTCGTGGTCCACGCCGGCGGTCAACTTGACGGTGCGCCCGAGGAGGTCGAGCGATCGCTGGTCGAGGGGACGCGCGCCGTGCTCGATGCGGCCCGCGCAATCCGGATGGTCCACGTCAGTTCACTGGTTGTCCTCCAGACGGCGCGGCGAGCTGAGAACATCGACGAGGAGTCGGCGCTCGAGCCGATGCCGGAACGGCGGGGGATCTACACCCGCGCCAAGAGTGCGGCCGAGGCGCTGGTGCGATCGCGGGGTGCCACGCAGGACGTCGTCGTGGTGCGCCCCGGGATCGTGGTCGATGACACGGTGACCGTGCCGACATCGGTCGCTCTCGCCGTCGGGCCGATCGATCTGTTCGTCGGTCCACGCAACGGGACGATGCCGCTGGTGCATTCGGAGGATGTCGCCAGTGGATTGATCGTCGTCGCCGGCCGGTCGCCTCGCGGCGACGTCGTGCACCTGGTCGATCCGCTGCCCGTGACCCGGGACGCATTGCATGCCCGGCTCAAGGCACGGAGCAGGCGGGGAACGCCGGTCCCGGTGGGAGGAATGATCGTCGGATTGGCGAGAATGATGAGTGCGATGCCGTTTCCGACGGTCGGCAACGCCGCGTATCGACTCGCCTCCGCGGGATCGGACCATCGCTGGCCGGTGCGGCGGGCGGACGATCTGGGCTGGCGGCCGTCGCATCTCGCGAACTGGCTGGGCACTTCCCGATAA
- a CDS encoding glycosyltransferase, whose amino-acid sequence MPADRRFDHGAPITYLYFGTDWEAENRTSAHHVARWLGGRSQLRYFECPGLRAPKTTGRDMRRMVAKIVGAFKPARTPAPQVEVRTLLQLPFRRVPGVHAFNRWWLRRSVRRVAADARRRGGAVVSWFAVPHVGALAGEVGEDLIVQYCVDDYSALPDMDASDVAAMDAALSKRADLVFVTSATLVERKQQVSRHVAVAPHGVDVAHFRRATDEQATVPGDIRELRGPVIGFFGLIEAWIDLDLVAELATRHPDWQFVLIGRVAVPESTLPTQPNLHFLGRRPYESLPSYGRRFDVSIIPYRMTTQVHHANPIKLREYLAMEKPIVAVSTPELDKFADVVTIARTVDEWDAALVAALAPGDRSAERAARRAAADAMTWDARLLRVESIVTDALAGRPFAPPPVSR is encoded by the coding sequence ATGCCGGCTGATCGGAGATTCGACCACGGTGCGCCGATCACCTATCTCTACTTCGGCACCGACTGGGAGGCGGAGAACCGCACCTCGGCGCATCACGTTGCGCGCTGGCTCGGCGGGCGTTCGCAACTCCGCTACTTCGAGTGCCCGGGGTTGCGCGCGCCAAAGACGACCGGCCGCGACATGCGGCGCATGGTTGCCAAGATCGTCGGGGCGTTCAAACCGGCGCGCACGCCTGCACCGCAGGTCGAGGTCCGGACCCTCCTGCAACTCCCCTTTCGTCGAGTGCCCGGAGTTCACGCCTTCAACCGCTGGTGGCTGCGGCGCTCGGTGCGGCGCGTCGCCGCCGACGCCAGGCGGCGGGGCGGGGCGGTGGTGTCGTGGTTCGCGGTGCCGCATGTCGGCGCGCTGGCGGGAGAGGTCGGCGAGGATCTCATCGTCCAGTATTGCGTCGACGATTACTCCGCGCTGCCCGATATGGATGCGTCGGACGTCGCCGCAATGGACGCTGCGCTGAGCAAACGCGCCGACCTCGTGTTCGTGACGTCGGCGACATTGGTCGAGCGCAAGCAGCAGGTCTCCCGGCACGTTGCGGTCGCTCCCCATGGGGTCGACGTGGCACACTTCCGGCGCGCGACAGACGAGCAGGCGACAGTTCCTGGCGATATCCGGGAGCTGCGGGGGCCGGTGATCGGATTCTTCGGCTTGATCGAGGCGTGGATCGATCTCGATCTCGTGGCAGAGCTCGCCACGAGGCATCCCGACTGGCAGTTCGTCCTGATCGGCCGAGTCGCCGTTCCGGAAAGCACGCTTCCGACGCAGCCCAATCTGCACTTTCTGGGGCGCCGGCCCTACGAATCACTGCCGTCATACGGACGCCGGTTTGACGTGTCGATCATTCCGTACCGGATGACGACACAGGTTCATCACGCCAATCCGATCAAGCTGCGCGAGTATCTCGCCATGGAGAAGCCGATCGTCGCCGTTTCGACGCCGGAACTCGACAAGTTCGCCGACGTGGTGACGATTGCCCGCACGGTGGACGAATGGGACGCGGCGCTCGTTGCCGCGCTCGCGCCAGGGGACCGCAGCGCCGAGCGCGCCGCGAGGCGTGCCGCTGCCGATGCGATGACCTGGGATGCCCGGCTGCTTCGTGTCGAGTCGATCGTGACCGACGCCCTCGCGGGGCGGCCATTTGCGCCACCACCGGTCTCGCGCTGA
- a CDS encoding aminotransferase class I/II-fold pyridoxal phosphate-dependent enzyme — MTQGSNALDRRVSAALDQFRRDGVYKEFLYLESPQAPRVRMEGHGDVIILSSNNYLGLSDNAVVMAAGKGAIDQYGAGTASVRFICGTFAIHRDLEAACARLVGTAASISFVSCWNANEALPATILTDRDIILSDQLNHASIIDAMRLAKSITKCETGVFRHRNYDELDGKLAAASDREVKLVVSDGIFSMEGSVVDLPALLAVCRKHGALVWLDDSHATGVLGTTGRGTAEHFGLLGEVDIITSTLGKALGGAAGGFLAGSSALCDYVMQRARPQLFTNALPATVAASALAAIEVLEAEPERVATLRSNTAYFRQGLLKLGFRPLPGDTPIVPVILGETAAAIRMSQLLLEQGVFVTGFGYPVVPQGEARVRCQISAGHTREDLDEALAAFSRVGSQLGLI, encoded by the coding sequence ATGACCCAGGGGAGCAATGCACTCGATCGCCGGGTCAGCGCGGCGCTCGATCAATTCCGTCGCGATGGTGTCTACAAGGAATTCCTCTATCTGGAATCGCCGCAGGCGCCGCGCGTCAGGATGGAAGGCCATGGCGATGTCATCATTCTCTCCTCCAACAACTACCTGGGGCTGAGCGACAATGCGGTGGTCATGGCGGCGGGCAAGGGTGCGATCGATCAGTACGGCGCGGGAACCGCATCGGTTCGCTTCATTTGCGGCACCTTCGCGATTCACCGCGACCTCGAAGCCGCGTGCGCCAGGCTGGTCGGAACGGCAGCCTCGATCTCCTTCGTCAGCTGCTGGAACGCCAACGAAGCGCTTCCCGCCACCATCCTCACCGATCGCGACATCATCCTTTCGGATCAGCTGAATCACGCATCGATCATCGACGCGATGCGGCTCGCCAAGTCGATCACCAAGTGCGAGACCGGGGTCTTCAGGCACCGGAACTACGACGAGCTCGATGGCAAGCTCGCCGCGGCCAGCGACAGGGAGGTCAAGCTGGTGGTGAGCGACGGCATCTTCTCGATGGAGGGGTCGGTCGTCGACCTGCCGGCGCTCCTCGCCGTCTGTCGCAAGCACGGTGCGCTCGTCTGGCTCGACGACTCGCATGCCACCGGTGTCCTGGGAACGACCGGTCGCGGGACGGCCGAACATTTTGGCCTGCTGGGCGAGGTCGACATCATCACGTCGACGTTGGGAAAGGCCCTTGGCGGAGCTGCCGGCGGGTTCCTCGCAGGGTCATCGGCACTCTGCGATTACGTCATGCAACGCGCCCGCCCGCAGCTCTTTACCAACGCGCTCCCGGCCACCGTGGCAGCCTCCGCCCTTGCGGCGATCGAGGTCCTGGAGGCCGAGCCCGAACGGGTCGCCACCTTGCGGTCCAATACCGCCTATTTCCGTCAGGGTCTCCTGAAACTCGGGTTTCGACCACTACCGGGCGATACTCCTATTGTGCCTGTCATCCTCGGCGAAACCGCCGCTGCGATCCGGATGAGCCAACTCCTGCTCGAGCAAGGGGTTTTCGTCACCGGATTCGGCTATCCGGTGGTACCCCAGGGGGAGGCACGAGTCCGCTGCCAGATCTCGGCAGGCCACACCCGGGAAGACCTCGACGAGGCTCTCGCCGCATTTTCCCGGGTCGGCAGCCAACTTGGTCTGATTTGA